The sequence below is a genomic window from Coffea arabica cultivar ET-39 chromosome 4c, Coffea Arabica ET-39 HiFi, whole genome shotgun sequence.
tttttgtcgaaacgttAGAAGATTTTCATTCCTTGAAACAAGAAGTTACATGTACGAGCAAAGGCTTGAAGGAACTGTACAACTAGTGCTCATCTAGCACTGATGAGATTCCATTCCTCATCCACTAAAATGCCATAGGCATGAGAACTTAATTTTCTACTGCGTTTACTACTTTCTTCCTTTGCCAAACTAAACAAGCACATGCGAAACAACTTTTGCATGCTCAGGATGTCATCTATTAAGGTAGCTAGCCTACTGCTAGAGGGGTTCTTGTACTTTATCTGCCTCATAAGATCCTGGCTTTGAAACTGGATCGTGATTTTGCTCCACTGATGCTCAAGAGCCTTACATATGACCAGCTGGATAGCCACTGCTTCATCTATGACTTTATCTCCCTTACTTTGCTCTTTAAGTGCCCATTCCGCAAGTCTAGTATTTGGGTGCTTTATCGCTGTGACTCCAATCCCCAGTGAGACCTGGCCATGCTGACTTGTTGTAGCCACGTCTAAACAGATGGTCCCTTCTTTATCCTGTCCCTTATAGTGCTCTTCCTGATTGAAAGATGTTTCTCTTGTGCTCTGGCTAGCTTTGCCTTTCATAATTTCCTCTTGCTCCAGCCACTCTTTATGAGCTTTTTCGATTGTTCGAGCTGGAGAGCAGCTGGTCTTGTTTTCAAATTCCTTctggtttctttctttccacACTTGCCATAAAATATTCGCAGTCAAGCCAATATGCTCCCTTCCCCTTGGCCTAGTCCTTGCTTCTGAGATTCTGATCCACCACCTTCTGAAGTCCCCTGTTTGGTCTATAGCACCATCCCATTGTATTGGTGCTGCCTTTCATATTTGCTGCGTGTGTTAACAGTTTAGCATTAAGTGTTCCACTGTTTCTTGGCCTTCCCCACATAATCTGCACATTGGATCTCCCAATCTTGTTTTCCTGAATATTGCTGCTCTTACTGGCAGTGTTCCTGTTAAACATTTCCAGATGAAGATTTTCACTTTATGTTTGATGTTAAGTTTCCACAAGGTGTTCCACATTTGTCTAAGTTGCTGACCTCCCTCTGAGATGCTTGGTCCAGCTGCCTCTGGTGTTATCATCTTGGCATTGGCACTCTCTTTCATTTGACATTTGTATCCTGAGCTAACAGTATAGAACCCTCCTGCGTTGTGTTGCCAATAAAAGTTGTCCTCCCTCCCCATCAAACTTATGGGAATATTCAGGATCTTCTCAGCATCGCTTTGCATGAAATACTTAAAGAGGTTGTTCTTCTTCCATCTATGATGGCTTATGAGCTCATGCACCATTTTCAAGTCGCAGCTTTGAGGACCAAGAGGGGTTGGCCTACCTGAGCTATAACCTGGAATCCACCTGTGGCCCCAGATGCTCGTGCTTCTGCCATTACCAATTCTTCTGATCACCCCTTTCTCAATCAAGCTTCTTGCTCCTAACAGTCCTTGCCATATCCAGGAAGCAATCTTGTGGGGCTTGCATGTTAGAATAGAATCGTTTGGGAAGTATCTTGCTCGCAGCACTTTACTAATGAGAAGGTTTGGTTTGGTGAGTATTCTCCAAATGTGCTTGTCCAGTAATGCTTTATTGTACGCTTCAATGTCCTTGAATCCCAGACCCCCTGCATTCCTACTCATTGACATTCTCTTCCAAGATAACCAATGCAATTTATTATTTCCATTTGCTTCTCCCCACCAGTAGTTAGCCATCAGTGAGCTTATGTCTTTGCATAGCTTTCTTGGCAACTTGAACACTGACATGGTGTAAGTTGGCATTGCCATTGAGACTGCCTTAAGCATTACTTCCTTGCCCGCTGTGCTCAGCAACTTGTTCCTCCAGTCTTGAATCTCTCTTGATGTTTTCCTTTATGAACCCAAAGATTTGTTCTTTTGTCCTAGAGATCACCATAGGCAGTCCTAGATACTTGCCTTGTTTCATCTCTGTCATTTCTCCCAGTGAGCTACACACAGCTTGTCTTTGTTCCATGGGCATATTTTTGCTAAAGAAAACAGAAGACTTCTCCAGGTTGATCAACTGCCCTGAGGCCTCCTCATACTTTTTGAGAATCTTCATGATTTCATTGGCCTGCTGTACATTTGCTTTACAAAAAATGAGGGAGTCATCTGGGAAAAAAAGGTGTGTGAGGATTGGTCCTTGTCTGCTAATCCTCAACCCTTTTATATCATTTCTCTCTTCCACTTTCTTCAACAGATTTGAGAAACCTTCTGAACAAATTAAGAACAAGTAAGGGGACAGTGGTGCTACAAATCCTTTGGTTTCCCCATTACAATTGAAAGAATATGTTACAGTTTTCAAGCAGCTAGTTATTCAAGTAATCCATTGTGCACAAAAGCCCATCTTTTGCATCATTGCCTGTAAGAAGTGTCACTCCACTCTATCATAAGCTTTGGTCATGTCTAATTTGATTGCCATGTAACCTTCTTTTccttgccttttgtttttgaggtaatGCATATACTCATGAGCTAAGATTACATTGTCTAAAATTTGTCTGTCTGGAATGAAAGCAGATTGCGTGTTACTTATGCACTTGTCCAGAACAAGCTTCAATCTGttggccaaaattttggaaatggtcTTGTATATGACACTACACAAGCTGATGGGTCTAAAATTTTTCACATTTGTTGGATTCAGGATTTTAGAGATAAGAGAAATGACAGTATGGTTTATGGATTTTAACAGGAAACCTGAGCTGAAAAAAGACTGAATTGCTGGTATCAAATCTCCTTTGATAGTGCTCCAAAAACGTTGGAAGAATAAAGGGGTCATGCCATCTTGGCCTGGAGCTTTATCAGACTGCATAGAGAATAGAGCTACTTTGATTTCTTCTTCATCAACTTACTTAGTTAAATTGGTGTTCATATCCTGAGTTAGAGAGTGGGGGATACCCTCTAGCATCTCAGTCATATCACTCCTCCTTCCACTAGTAAACAACCCTCTGAAGAAGTCAGAGATTTCAGCAATTACTTCCTCTTCATTCGTTGTCCatgtaaggcctggtgcaacccaatgagtacaaacaatttcacaatgatgcacaaaaatatatcaaatttaagcacaataaagaaaacttaattaaagagaaaagataagaaatgcaaaccaaatatcaatccaatagcctcttcaatagatggcgatgctaaccaagatgtacaagtgaaggctcactctttcctcaccccaaacactctttggttgagccaaggagttttacaactattctagttaaccctcaacaacctacacttgaaagatcactcacccaactaagaactattttatacaaatgaggcaaccttcaccaaagttttaccacttcaagtgataggttcaccttcaccaaggttttacttctcctagaaagtaaccttcacttgagcaacctcacaacccaacttccccaaccccttatacaaccaacaaagaatctttctactcaaaaatctcacttgtaagcttgtattttgtgttggcaaaagtcccttgtcttcttgtgctttggggtgtttatagaaggtgagaaatggctccaaaaggctctccaacggtcaaatattaaatgctgtcaaaactagccgttggcctgtcggacatccgaaccacctgtcggacgtccgaaccctgcgtccaaaccacctgtcggacgtccgaagcctgcgtccgaacgtcgtcagagagtcatcaaatctttgcgaaatttctcgtacgtccgatgcgatcgatgtgcgtccgaggcgtgcgtccgattcttctggacgtccgatgcttcctcacgagcgtccgacagagtttccttcttgatgttcttcatcctttcggacgtccgatagcttcctttcggacgtccgacatgagtgccctgtttttgcttctttttttgtgccacaagaatctgttctaacaaattgctcacataaaaacattagcccaaatctacattttggtttgttaatcatcaaaaccaaggattgatcgaccaaagtcaacaatctccccctttttgatgatgacaaacaaaatgaagatttcttttatcaaataagttcaaataaagctcccccttagaaagtgccaacatacaaagaaatttcaataaatcctactcccccttttggcatcaatcaaaaaaacaaactccccctttatttttcaaatcaagaccatattgaatatcaaaattttcaaatgtacttacaaccatttagcacttcttggatcaaattttcatgatgtacctaaatatgagaaatttcatttggtaccctttttttatagggtccttgggagttaatacgacatgatttagcaatccacatggatttcatgccttttctcatatttttctttacatagcaatcattttgcatatgtccaaatttgtaacaaaagtgacacatgatagaagtattttacacataggtggatttaatgcaactaattccCTTAcctcttatcatagcaaacttatttgtgccttgaaaagattttctttcttttgtttgagaaaacttttctttttcattttggagaaactcgttcaagtcattaattcttttctttaacaaattttgttcctccaacattttttcataaaactttgttttctcttccaacttctttttcaaattatttttgcaatcaaaagccattttacatttcttcaaatcatcattttcctttttcaaacatttgttttcttgaaaaagattgGAGTTTTCTTTCAACAAagcatttatttttgttttcaaatctttatttttagtatAAGATTCTCTCAACTTTTTATGCATCTTAATCATAAGAAATCGCATACTATTATCTTCATCactagaagagtgataagaatttacctcatcttctccaaaggccattagtgccatttgggccaactcttccttttctctttttgaattgcattcatcccatgtaattttgcaatcttctcttgaacttctcttgttgaagatcttcttgagaCTTTTGAAGAGATGAGTTATATCATTGcccacttccatgttttcactacccatgaaggatgagttatccctcacttgagatgctttgaaagctatgcctctcttatacattcttgcattttcttcctcttgcactttggatttgagctttaattcataagaggttagagaattcacaagagattcaatggacatagaatttaaatcatttgcctcttctatagcatttattttattttcacattcttttggcaaggcattcaaaatctttctatttttctcacccaaaaaatattcttttccaagcaatttaagatcttgaataatgtcacaaaatctactgcacatcttatcaacattttcaagaggatgcattttgaaaaattcatattgagaaacaagtaaagatttcttttgttctttaatatcttggttaccttcatgaaattcacacaatttatcccaaatgtctttagctgatttacaacctttaatcctactagattcatttacatctaatgcaatgcacaatatatacatggccttggcattcaaagaaagatatatcttgtctttttcattcaattcttgtctagtctttaatctactcaaattagtggtatagtcaattattctggcttcataaggaccatcttctaccacataccataattcaatataaacggattgtaagaaaatcatcattctttgtttccacatgctaaaatgagaaccattaaacataggtggtctatcaatagattgctcttctaaaaaagaaacttttatggttgccatgatctttactctaagcggttaagcttaatcAAAAGaaaccaagctctgataccaattgtaaggcctggtgcaacccaatgagtacaaataatttcacaatgatgcacaaaaatatatcaaatttaagcacaataaagaaaacttaattaaagagaaaagataagaatgcaaaccaaatatcaatccaatagcctcttcaatagatggcgatgctaaccaagatgtacaagtgaaggctcactccttcctcaccccaaacactctttggttgagccaaggagttttataactattctagttaaccctcaacaacctacacttgaaagatcactcacccaattaagaactattttatacaaatgaggcaactttcaccaaggttttaccacttcatgtgataggttcaccttcaccaaggttttactcctcctagagagtaacc
It includes:
- the LOC113739033 gene encoding uncharacterized protein, translated to MAMPTYTMSVFKLPRKLCKDISSLMANYWWGEANGNNKLHWLSWKRMSMSRNAGGLGFKDIEAYNKALLDKHIWRILTKPNLLISKVLRARYFPNDSILTCKPHKIASWIWQGLLGARSLIEKGVIRRIGNGRSTSIWGHRWIPGYSSGRPTPLGPQSCDLKMVHELISHHRWKKNNLFKYFMQSDAEKILNIPISLMGREDNFYWQHNAGGFYTVSSGYKCQMKESANAKMITPEAAGPSISEGGTLPVRAAIFRKTRLGDPMCRLCGEGQETAAPIQWDGAIDQTGDFRRWWIRISEARTRPRGREHIGLTANILWQVWKERNQKEFENKTSCSPARTIEKAHKEWLEQEEIMKGKASQSTRETSFNQEEHYKGQDKEGTICLDVATTSQHGQVSLGIGVTAIKHPNTRLAEWALKEQSKGDKVIDEAVAIQLVICKALEHQWSKITIQFQSQDLMRQIKYKNPSSSRLATLIDDILSMQKLFRMCLFSLAKEESSKRSRKLSSHAYGILVDEEWNLISAR